Proteins co-encoded in one Saccharomyces cerevisiae S288C chromosome II, complete sequence genomic window:
- the PIM1 gene encoding ATP-dependent Lon protease PIM1 (ATP-dependent Lon protease; involved in degradation of misfolded mitochondrial proteins; required for mitochondrial maintenance and biogenesis; regulates mitochondrial DNA copy number with Mrx6p; subunit of a complex containing Mrx6p, Pet20p, and Mam33p that may regulate mtDNA replication; protease-independent, chaperone-like function in mitochondrial membrane complex assembly; localizes to the mitochondrial matrix), translating into MLRTRTTKTLSTVARTTRAIQYYRSIAKTAAVSQRRFASTLTVRDVENIKPSHIIKSPTWQEFQHQLKDPRYMEHFAQLDAQFARHFMATNSGKSILAKDDSTSQKKDEDVKIVPDEKDTDNDVEPTRDDEIVNKDQEGEASKNSRSSASGGGQSSSSRSDSGDGSSKQKPPKDVPEVYPQMLALPIARRPLFPGFYKAVVISDERVMKAIKEMLDRQQPYIGAFMLKNSEEDTDVITDKNDVYDVGVLAQITSAFPSKDEKTGTETMTALLYPHRRIKIDELFPPNEEKEKSKEQAKDTDTETTVVEDANNPEDQESTSPATPKLEDIVVERIPDSELQHHKRVEATEEESEELDDIQEGEDINPTEFLKNYNVSLVNVLNLEDEPFDRKSPVINALTSEILKVFKEISQLNTMFREQIATFSASIQSATTNIFEEPARLADFAAAVSAGEEDELQDILSSLNIEHRLEKSLLVLKKELMNAELQNKISKDVETKIQKRQREYYLMEQLKGIKRELGIDDGRDKLIDTYKERIKSLKLPDSVQKIFDDEITKLSTLETSMSEFGVIRNYLDWLTSIPWGKHSKEQYSIPRAKKILDEDHYGMVDVKDRILEFIAVGKLLGKVDGKIICFVGPPGVGKTSIGKSIARALNRKFFRFSVGGMTDVAEIKGHRRTYIGALPGRVVQALKKCQTQNPLILIDEIDKIGHGGIHGDPSAALLEVLDPEQNNSFLDNYLDIPIDLSKVLFVCTANSLETIPRPLLDRMEVIELTGYVAEDKVKIAEQYLVPSAKKSAGLENSHVDMTEDAITALMKYYCRESGVRNLKKHIEKIYRKAALQVVKKLSIEDSPTSSADSKPKESVSSEEKAENNAKSSSEKTKDNNSEKTSDDIEALKTSEKINVSISQKNLKDYVGPPVYTTDRLYETTPPGVVMGLAWTNMGGCSLYVESVLEQPLHNCKHPTFERTGQLGDVMKESSRLAYSFAKMYLAQKFPENRFFEKASIHLHCPEGATPKDGPSAGVTMATSFLSLALNKSIDPTVAMTGELTLTGKVLRIGGLREKAVAAKRSGAKTIIFPKDNLNDWEELPDNVKEGLEPLAADWYNDIFQKLFKDVNTKEGNSVWKAEFEILDAKKEKD; encoded by the coding sequence ATGCTAAGAACAAGAACCACAAAGACCCTTAGCACAGTGGCGAGGACCACAAGAGCTATCCAATATTACCGATCTATCGCTAAGACTGCTGCAGTTTCTCAAAGAAGGTTCGCATCGACCTTGACCGTGCGTGACGTAGAGAATATCAAACCTAGCCATATTATTAAGAGTCCAACATGGCAAGAGTTCCAGCATCAATTGAAGGATCCAAGGTACATGGAACACTTTGCACAACTTGATGCACAGTTTGCTCGGCATTTCATGGCTACAAACAGCGGCAAAAGTATTCTGGCGAAAGATGATAGTACATCTCAGAAAAAGGATGAAGATGTCAAGATAGTACctgatgaaaaagatacaGACAATGATGTTGAGCCCACGCgagatgatgaaattgttaATAAGGACCAAGAAGGTGAAGCTTCGAAAAACTCCAGAAGCTCCGCTTCTGGAGGTGGACAGTCATCATCCAGTCGATCGGATTCTGGAGATGGAAGTTCGAAACAAAAGCCTCCAAAGGATGTACCAGAAGTATACCCGCAAATGCTAGCATTACCAATAGCCAGACGGCCCTTATTTCCAGGGTTCTACAAGGCGGTTGTGATATCGGACGAAAGAGTTATGAAGGCAATCAAGGAAATGTTAGACCGCCAGCAACCCTACATTGGCGCTTTCATGTTGAAGAACTCGGAAGAAGATACTGATGTAATCACAGATAAAAATGATGTATACGATGTTGGTGTTCTGGCTCAAATAACTAGCGCTTTCCCGAGTAAAGACGAAAAGACGGGCACTGAAACAATGACTGCTCTTTTATATCCTCACAGgagaataaaaattgatgaattatttCCACCAAACgaggaaaaggaaaaatcaaaagaacAAGCAAAGGATACGGATACTGAAACGACCGTCGTTGAAGACGCTAACAACCCAGAAGACCAAGAAAGCACCAGCCCTGCTACGCCTAAGTTGGAGGATATTGTGGTGGAGAGGATACCAGACTCAGAATTGCAACATCATAAGAGAGTAGAAGCCACTGAAGAAGAGTCTGAAGAATTAGACGATATTCAAGAAGGTGAGGACATTAACCCCACAGAATtcttaaaaaattataatgTTTCCCTTGTCAATGTGTTGAATTTAGAAGATGAACCGTTTGATAGAAAGTCACCCGTTATTAATGCGCTAACATCAGAAATATTGAAGgtatttaaagaaatttctcAATTGAACACGATGTTCAGAGAACAAATTGCAACTTTTTCTGCTTCAATTCAATCTGCGACCACGAACATTTTTGAGGAACCAGCTAGATTGGCAGATTTTGCCGCTGCTGTTTCTGCCGGCGAAGAAGACGAATTACAAGACATACTGTCATCTTTAAACATTGAGCACAGACTAGAAAAGTCGCTACTAGTCCTTAAGAAAGAATTGATGAATGCCGAATTACAGAACAAAATCTCCAAAGATGTAGAGACAAAGATTCAAAAGAGACAAAGAGAATACTATTTGATGGAACAATTAAAGGGCATCAAAAGAGAATTAGGTATTGACGACGGCCGTGACAAATTGATTGACACttataaagaaagaatCAAGTCATTAAAATTGCCTGATAGcgttcaaaaaattttcgatGATGAGATAACTAAATTAAGTACCTTGGAGACTTCTATGTCCGAATTTGGCGTTATCAGAAACTATTTGGATTGGTTAACATCGATCCCATGGGGAAAACATTCCAAAGAACAGTATTCCATTCCGagagcaaagaaaattttagaTGAAGATCATTATGGTATGGTAGATGTCAAGGATCGTATCTTGGAGTTTATTGCCGTCGGTAAACTATTGGGTAAAGTCGATGGTAAAATCATATGTTTCGTAGGACCCCCAGGTGTTGGTAAAACGTCCATAGGTAAATCTATCGCTAGAGCTCTTAACAGGAAATTCTTCCGATTTTCTGTAGGCGGTATGACGGACGTGGCAGAAATAAAAGGTCATAGGAGAACGTATATTGGTGCCTTACCTGGCAGAGTAGTTCAAGCATTAAAGAAGTGCCAAACTCAAAATcctttgattttgatagATGAAATCGATAAGATTGGACACGGCGGCATACACGGCGATCCGTCCGCGGCATTGTTAGAAGTATTGGACCCTGAACAAAACAACAGCTTCTTGGATAACTACTTGGATATTCCTATTGACTTATCAAAAGTGCTTTTCGTTTGCACTGCTAACTCTTTGGAAACTATTCCAAGACCTTTACTGGATCGTATGGAAGTCATTGAGTTGACAGGATATGTTGCTGAAGACAAGGTTAAGATTGCCGAGCAGTATTTAGTTCCAAGTGCCAAGAAAAGCGCTGGTCTAGAAAACTCTCATGTTGATATGACAGAAGATGCAATAACAGCGTTAATGAAGTACTACTGTAGAGAAAGTGGTGTaaggaatttgaaaaaacacATCGAGAAAATATACCGTAAAGCAGCCCTACAAGTGGTAAAGAAGTTGAGTATTGAAGATTCCCCAACGTCATCAGCCGACAGCAAGCCTAAAGAAAGCGTTTCTTCCGAAGAAAAGGCGGAAAATAACGCCAAAAGCTCATCGGAGAAGACTAAGGACAATAATTCGGAAAAGACAAGCGATGACATTGAAGCCTTAAAGACCTCTGAAAAGATCAATGTTTCCATATCCCAGAAAAACCTAAAAGATTACGTTGGGCCTCCAGTCTACACTACAGACCGGTTATACGAAACAACTCCACCAGGGGTAGTTATGGGGTTGGCGTGGACTAATATGGGAGGTTGCTCACTTTATGTAGAATCTGTCCTTGAACAACCTTTACACAACTGCAAGCATCCAACATTTGAAAGGACCGGGCAACTGGGAGATGTTATGAAGGAATCATCAAGGCTTGCTTATTCATTCGCCAAGATGTATTTAGCACAAAAATTCCCTGAgaacagattttttgaaaaggcGTCTATCCACTTGCATTGTCCTGAAGGTGCTACCCCTAAAGATGGTCCATCTGCAGGTGTCACTATGGCCACTTCCTTCCTTTCCCTAGCATTGAATAAGTCGATTGACCCAACGGTTGCGATGACCGGTGAATTGACACTTACCGGTAAAGTTTTACGTATCGGTGGGTTGAGAGAAAAAGCTGTGGCCGCTAAAAGATCTGGTGCCAAGACTATTATTTTCCCTAAAGATAACTTAAATGATTGGGAGGAACTTCCAGACAATGTAAAGGAAGGGTTGGAAC
- the HAP3 gene encoding Hap3p (Subunit of the Hap2p/3p/4p/5p CCAAT-binding complex; complex is heme-activated and glucose-repressed; complex is a transcriptional activator and global regulator of respiratory gene expression; contains sequences contributing to both complex assembly and DNA binding) produces the protein MNTNESEHVSTSPEDTQENGGNASSSGSLQQISTLREQDRWLPINNVARLMKNTLPPSAKVSKDAKECMQECVSELISFVTSEASDRCAADKRKTINGEDILISLHALGFENYAEVLKIYLAKYRQQQALKNQLMYEQDDEEVP, from the coding sequence ATGAATACCAACGAGTCCGAACATGTTAGCACAAGCCCAGAGGATACTCAGGAGAACGGTGGAAACGCTAGCTCCAGCGGCAGTTTGCAGCAAATTTCCACGCTAAGAGAGCAGGACAGATGGCTACCCATCAACAATGTAGCGCGACTCATGAAGAATACTCTCCCACCGAGTGCTAAGGTATCGAAAGATGCGAAAGAGTGCATGCAGGAGTGTGTCAGTGAGCTCATTTCTTTTGTGACTAGCGAGGCCAGCGATCGATGCGCTGCtgacaaaagaaagacGATAAACGGGGAAGACATTCTCATATCATTGCACGCCTTAGGATTCGAGAACTATGCAGAGGTGTTGAAAATCTACTTGGCTAAATACAGGCAACAACAGGCGCTGAAGAATCAACTAATGTATGAGCAGGACGACGAAGAGGTGCCTTGA
- the RFT1 gene encoding glycolipid translocation protein (ER membrane floppase required for the translocation of Man5GlcNac2-PP-Dol; catalyzes the translocation of the lipid-linked oligosaccharide Man5GlcNac2-PP-Dol across the ER lipid bilayer from the cytoplasmic face to the lumen; mutation is suppressed by expression of human p53 protein; human ortholog RFT1 complements the yeast null mutant) — protein sequence MAKKNSQLPSTSEQILERSTTGATFLMMGQLFTKLVTFILNNLLIRFLSPRIFGITAFLEFIQGTVLFFSRDAIRLSTLRISDSGNGIIDDDDEEEYQETHYKSKVLQTAVNFAYIPFWIGFPLSIGLIAWQYRNINAYFITLPFFRWSIFLIWLSIIVELLSEPFFIVNQFMLNYAARSRFESIAVTTGCIVNFIVVYAVQQSRYPMGVVTSDIDKEGIAILAFALGKLAHSITLLACYYWDYLKNFKPKKLFSTRLTKIKTRENNELKKGYPKSTSYFFQNDILQHFKKVYFQLCFKHLLTEGDKLIINSLCTVEEQGIYALLSNYGSLLTRLLFAPIEESLRLFLARLLSSHNPKNLKLSIEVLVNLTRFYIYLSLMIIVFGPANSSFLLQFLIGSKWSTTSVLDTIRVYCFYIPFLSLNGIFEAFFQSVATGDQILKHSYFMMAFSGIFLLNSWLLIEKLKLSIEGLILSNIINMVLRILYCGVFLNKFHRELFTDSSFFFNFKDFKTVIIAGSTICLLDWWFIGYVKNLQQFVVNVLFAMGLLALILVKERQTIQSFINKRAVSNSKDV from the coding sequence atggcGAAAAAAAACTCACAATTGCCCTCTACTAGTGAGCAGATCTTGGAAAGGTCCACAACAGGAGCTACCTTCCTCATGATGGGCCAACTTTTCACCAAACTGGTAACGTTCATACTAAATAATTTGTTGATCAGGTTTCTGTCGCCCAGAATTTTCGGTATCACGGCCTTTCTAGAATTTATACAGGGCACAGTGTTATTTTTTAGCAGAGATGCGATTCGTCTGTCGACGTTGAGAATCTCAGACTCCGGTAATGGAATAATcgatgatgacgacgaGGAGGAGTACCAGGAAACTCATTACAAGTCTAAAGTTTTGCAAACCGCAGTCAATTTTGCTTACATTCCGTTTTGGATCGGGTTTCCACTGTCCATTGGTCTTATCGCCTGGCAGTACAGAAACATCAACGCGTATTTCATCACTCTTCCATTCTTCAGGTGGTCGATTTTTCTTATCTGGCTGAGTATCATCGTGGAGCTGTTAAGCGAGCCATTCTTCATCGTCAACCAGTTTATGTTGAACTATGCCGCAAGGTCAAGATTTGAAAGCATCGCGGTGACTACAGGATGTATTGTCAATTTTATAGTTGTTTATGCCGTTCAGCAATCCCGCTACCCAATGGGGGTTGTCACATCGGACATTGACAAAGAAGGCATCGCCATATTGGCATTTGCCTTGGGAAAGTTAGCACATTCGATCACCCTGCTAGCATGTTACTACTGGGACTATCTCAAGAATTTCaaaccaaagaaattgTTCAGTACCAGGCTAACGAAGATAAAAACGCGTGAAAATAACGAATTGAAGAAAGGCTACCCAAAGAGCAcatcttattttttccaaaacgACATTTTACAGCACTtcaaaaaagtttattttcaacTATGTTTTAAGCATTTGTTGACAGAGGGTGATAAGTTGATTATCAATTCTTTATGTACTGTGGAAGAACAAGGCATTTACGCTCTATTGTCGAACTATGGATCGCTACTAACAAGATTATTATTTGCGCCGATCGAAGAATCTCTGCGGTTATTTTTGGCCCGTTTATTATCCTCGCATAACCCTAAAAATTTAAAACTATCTATTGAAGTCCTGGTGAATTTAACAAGGTTTTACATATACTTATCGTTAATGATCATTGTATTTGGGCCTGCCAATTCATCCTTTTTATTGCAGTTCTTGATTGGCTCGAAATGGTCCACTACTTCCGTTTTGGACACTATAAGAGTCTACTGCTTTTACATCCCATTTTTATCGCTTAATGGTATTTTTGAAGCTTTTTTCCAGAGTGTAGCCACTGGTGaccaaattttgaaacattcatattttatgaTGGCCTTTTCTGGTATTTTCCTGCTCAATTCCTGGCTtcttattgaaaaactcaAACTATCAATCGAAGGCTTGATATTGAGTAACATCATTAACATGGTGTTGAGAATATTGTATTGTGGAgttttcttgaataaaTTTCATAGGGAACTGTTTACAGattcctcttttttcttcaattttaagGATTTCAAAACAGTTATTATTGCTGGCTCAACGATCTGTCTACTTGACTGGTGGTTTATTGGGTACGTTAAAAATTTACAACAATTTGTTGTTAACGTATTATTCGCAATGGGATTGTTAGCGTTAATTTTGGTCAAGGAGCGCCAAACCATACAATCTTTTATTAACAAGAGGGCGGTTTCCAATTCTAAAGATgtataa
- the APN2 gene encoding DNA-(apurinic or apyrimidinic site) lyase APN2 (Class II abasic (AP) endonuclease involved in repair of DNA damage; also possesses 3'-diesterase and PCNA-stiimulated 3' to 5' exonuclease activities; resolves blocked 3' ends that result from removal of misincorporated nucleotides; frays and cleaves 3' DNA termini facilitating 3' DNA-end healing via endonucleolytic cleavage; homolog of human APEX2 and E. coli exoIII), producing MSSSENTLLDGKSENTIRFLTFNVNGIRTFFHYQPFSQMNQSLRSVFDFFRADIITFQELKTEKLSISKWGRVDGFYSFISIPQTRKGYSGVGCWIRIPEKNHPLYHALQVVKAEEGITGYLTIKNGKHSAISYRNDVNQGIGGYDSLDPDLDEKSALELDSEGRCVMVELACGIVIISVYCPANSNSSEEGEMFRLRFLKVLLRRVRNLDKIGKKIVLMGDVNVCRDLIDSADTLEQFSIPITDPMGGTKLEAQYRDKAIQFIINPDTPHRRIFNQILADSLLPDASKRGILIDTTRLIQTRNRLKMYTVWNMLKNLRPSNYGSRIDFILVSLKLERCIKAADILPDILGSDHCPVYSDLDILDDRIEPGTTQVPIPKFEARYKYNLRNHNVLEMFAKKDTNKESNKQKYCVSKVMNTKKNSNIKNKSLDSFFQKVNGEKDDRIKESSEIPQQAKKRISTPKLNFKDVFGKPPLCRHGEESMLKTSKTSANPGRKFWICKRSRGDSNNTESSCGFFQWV from the coding sequence ATGTCATCAAGCGAAAACACGTTACTGGATGGAAAGTCAGAGAACACAATACGATTTTTAACTTTCAATGTCAATGGTATAAGAaccttttttcattatcaacCATTTTCTCAAATGAATCAATCCCTTAGATCTGTTTTCGACTTTTTTCGAGCAGACATAATAACATTCCAAGAGCTCAAGACGGAAAAATTGTCTATCTCTAAGTGGGGGAGAGTTGATGgtttttattcttttatttctatcCCTCAAACCAGAAAGGGATATTCTGGCGTTGGCTGCTGGATTAGAATTCCGGAAAAGAACCACCCACTATACCATGCATTACAAGTCGTTAAGGCAGAAGAAGGTATAACGGGTTACTtgacaataaaaaatggtaaGCATTCAGCAATCTCCTATAGAAACGACGTAAATCAAGGAATTGGTGGTTACGATTCTTTAGATCCCGATTTAGATGAGAAAAGTGCACTGGAACTAGATTCAGAAGGCAGATGTGTTATGGTTGAACTGGCATGTGGAATAGTTATTATCAGTGTATATTGTCCCGCAAATTCGAACTCATCGGAGGAGGGTGAGATGTTTAGATTAAGGTTCTTGAAAGTTTTATTAAGAAGAGTTCGGAATTTGGACAAAATTGGGAAGAAGATTGTGCTAATGGGCGACGTAAATGTTTGCCGGGATCTTATAGACAGTGCCGATACATTAGAACAATTCTCAATTCCAATAACAGATCCCATGGGTGGAACAAAGTTAGAAGCACAATATAGGGATAAAGCAATCCAATTTATTATCAATCCGGACACGCCACATCGGAGGATATTTAATCAAATATTGGCTGATTCACTTTTACCAGACGCGAGTAAAAGGGGGATACTGATAGACACTACGAGGCTAATTCAAACAAGAAATCGACTTAAAATGTATACAGTCTGGAATatgttaaaaaatttaagaCCTTCGAATTATGGCTCACGGATAGATTTTATCCTAGTGTCCTTAAAGCTTGAACGATGCATAAAAGCAGCTGACATTCTTCCGGATATATTGGGCTCTGACCATTGTCCTGTGTATTCTGATTTAGATATACTGGACGACAGAATTGAACCTGGTACGACACAAGTTCCCATACCAAAATTCGAAGCAAGGTACAAATATAATTTAAGAAACCATAATGTTTTAGAGATGTTTGCCAAAAAGGATACGAATAAAGAATctaataaacaaaaatattgtGTATCAAAAGTCAtgaataccaaaaaaaacagcaaCATCAAAAACAAATCGCTCGACTCATTTTTCCAGAAGGTAAATGGAGAAAAAGATGACAGGATTAAAGAATCCTCTGAAATTCCACAGCaagctaaaaaaagaatctcCACGCCAAAGTTGAATTTCAAGGATGTCTTTGGAAAGCCTCCCCTGTGCAGGCATGGGGAGGAATCCATGCTGAAAACATCGAAAACTTCGGCCAATCCAGGTAGAAAGTTCTGGATTTGCAAGAGATCTCGGGGTGATTCAAATAATACAGAATCATCTTGTGGGTTTTTTCAGTGGGTTTAA
- the POP8 gene encoding ribonuclease P (Subunit of both RNase MRP and nuclear RNase P; RNase MRP cleaves pre-rRNA, while nuclear RNase P cleaves tRNA precursors to generate mature 5' ends and facilitates turnover of nuclear RNAs; relocalizes to the cytosol in response to hypoxia), whose product MGKKTFREWQYFKLSITSFDQDVDDAHAIDQMTWRQWLNNALKRSYGIFGEGVEYSFLHVDDKLAYIRVNHADKDTFSSSISTYISTDELVGSPLTVSILQESSSLRLLEVTDDDRLWLKKVMEEEEQDCKCI is encoded by the exons ATGGGGAAAAAGACTTTTAGAGAATGGCAATATTTCAAGTTATCAat TACTTCATTCGATCAAGATGTGGACGATGCACATGCTATTGATCAAATGACATGGAGGCAATGGTTAAATAACGCATTGAAACGTAGTTATGGTATTTTTGGTGAAGGTGTAGAATATTCATTCCTGCATGTTGACGATAAGCTGGCTTACATCAGAGTAAATCATGCGGATAAAGATACATTTTCTTCGTCCATCAGTACATACATATCTACTGATGAACTCGTCGGTTCACCATTAACAGTGTCAATTCTACAAGAATCTTCCAGTTTGAGACTTCTGGAGGTTACTGACGATGACCGCCTATGGCTGAAAAAAGtaatggaagaagaagaacaagacTGTAAATGTATATAG